Proteins from a genomic interval of Procambarus clarkii isolate CNS0578487 chromosome 45, FALCON_Pclarkii_2.0, whole genome shotgun sequence:
- the LOC123770013 gene encoding uncharacterized protein isoform X2 yields the protein MMGTLTFTLLATHLVLAQIEGQSSRDHNSLGLQHEDLNDRKVSGHSRLGNSFPDNDYQNPDFYKYDFENTGFQNPGLENHGFQNPSFQNPGLQNPGFQNPGLDNNDFQNPGFGNDDIERTRFDSPDVKSPGESVDKGGNAILNVDHLIVRPGNLTCYSCKLDFRKSPYEWDHPCLGRHNGRNVSDEYLVACGLKDIYCRVERTEVNGVLITLTRECTDVCYFGCRPKGFGISQESCAKCCSIHACNHIYPLSWASCSASPSVALTFLTASYLVFTWRL from the exons ATGATGGGGACACTCACCTTCACGCTGCTCGCTACACATCTCGTCCTGGCCCAGA TCGAGGGCCAGTCGTCGCGGGATCACAACAGCTTGGGGCTACAACATGAAGACCTCAATGACAGAAAAGTCTCAGGCCACAGCAGGCTCGGTAATAGCTTTCCAGATAACGATTATCAGAACCCTGACTTTTATAAGTATGATTTCGAAAACACTGGTTTCCAAAATCCTGGACTTGAAAATCATGGTTTTCAAAATCCCAGTTTTCAAAATCCTGGGCTTCAAAATCCAGGTTTCCAAAATCCTGGGCTTGACAATAATGATTTCCAAAATCCTGGGTTTGGGAACGACGACATAGAGCGCACCAGGTTCGACTCTCCCGATGTGAAATCACCAGGCGAGAGCGTTGACAAAGGGGGGAACGCGATATTGAATGTTGACCACCTTATTGTTCGTCCTGGCAACTTGACATGCTACTCCTGCAAGTTGGACTTCCGGAAGTCACCTTACGAGTGGGACCACCCATGCCTTGGCCGACATAACGGCCGCAATGTTAGTGATGAATATCTGGTGGCCTGCGGCCTCAAGGACATCTATTGTAGG GTGGAGAGGACGGAAGTGAATGGTGTACTCATCACTCTGACGCGGGAATGCACTGATGTCTGCTACTTTGGCTGCCGACCAAAAGGTTTTGGAATCAGCCAGGAATCTTGTGCCAAGTGTTGTAGTATCCATGCCTGCAACCACATATACCCTCTCAGCTGGGCCTCCTGCAGTGCCTCGCCCAGTGTTGCCCTCACCTTCCTGACCGCCTCCTACCTAGTTTTTACCTGGCGCCTGTAG
- the LOC123770013 gene encoding uncharacterized protein isoform X1: MMGTLTFTLLATHLVLAQTVEGQSSRDHNSLGLQHEDLNDRKVSGHSRLGNSFPDNDYQNPDFYKYDFENTGFQNPGLENHGFQNPSFQNPGLQNPGFQNPGLDNNDFQNPGFGNDDIERTRFDSPDVKSPGESVDKGGNAILNVDHLIVRPGNLTCYSCKLDFRKSPYEWDHPCLGRHNGRNVSDEYLVACGLKDIYCRVERTEVNGVLITLTRECTDVCYFGCRPKGFGISQESCAKCCSIHACNHIYPLSWASCSASPSVALTFLTASYLVFTWRL, encoded by the exons ATGATGGGGACACTCACCTTCACGCTGCTCGCTACACATCTCGTCCTGGCCCAGA CAGTCGAGGGCCAGTCGTCGCGGGATCACAACAGCTTGGGGCTACAACATGAAGACCTCAATGACAGAAAAGTCTCAGGCCACAGCAGGCTCGGTAATAGCTTTCCAGATAACGATTATCAGAACCCTGACTTTTATAAGTATGATTTCGAAAACACTGGTTTCCAAAATCCTGGACTTGAAAATCATGGTTTTCAAAATCCCAGTTTTCAAAATCCTGGGCTTCAAAATCCAGGTTTCCAAAATCCTGGGCTTGACAATAATGATTTCCAAAATCCTGGGTTTGGGAACGACGACATAGAGCGCACCAGGTTCGACTCTCCCGATGTGAAATCACCAGGCGAGAGCGTTGACAAAGGGGGGAACGCGATATTGAATGTTGACCACCTTATTGTTCGTCCTGGCAACTTGACATGCTACTCCTGCAAGTTGGACTTCCGGAAGTCACCTTACGAGTGGGACCACCCATGCCTTGGCCGACATAACGGCCGCAATGTTAGTGATGAATATCTGGTGGCCTGCGGCCTCAAGGACATCTATTGTAGG GTGGAGAGGACGGAAGTGAATGGTGTACTCATCACTCTGACGCGGGAATGCACTGATGTCTGCTACTTTGGCTGCCGACCAAAAGGTTTTGGAATCAGCCAGGAATCTTGTGCCAAGTGTTGTAGTATCCATGCCTGCAACCACATATACCCTCTCAGCTGGGCCTCCTGCAGTGCCTCGCCCAGTGTTGCCCTCACCTTCCTGACCGCCTCCTACCTAGTTTTTACCTGGCGCCTGTAG